In Bradyrhizobium sp. 200, the sequence TGCGATCAACACCGCCGCGGTCAAGCGACCCGAGCTGATTACCGAAGTCTCGCGCCGGTTCGGGTCGCAGTGCATGGTATTGTCGATAGAGGCCAAGTCTTACGGGGATGGCCGTTGGGAAGTGTATACCGATTGCGGACGGGAGCGTTCAGGTGTCGACGCCGTGGAATGGGCGCGTCGCGGCGTGGAACTCGGCGCGGGCGAAATACTGCTGACGTCGATCGATAAGGAGGGCACGAGGAAGGGTTTTGACACTGCTTTGACCAGGGCAATTACGTCTGCCGTATCCGTTCCTGTCATTGCCAGCGGAGGATACGGTGAGATGCGCCATCTCACGGAGATAGCGGCCGCCGGAGCGGACGCTATCGCTTTCGCCGATGCGCTTCACTACAACCGAACCACCATACCGCAACTGCGCGACGCGGCACGCGTTCAAGACATTCCGGTGAGACAAGCGTGAGCAAACCCAGCGTCACCGTTATCGACTACGGCATTGGCAATATTT encodes:
- a CDS encoding imidazole glycerol phosphate synthase cyclase subunit; amino-acid sequence: MTNVRLIARLDIKGPNLIKGIHLEGLRVIGDPQQFARRYYEQGADELIYIDIVASLYGRNNLADIVRHAAHDVFVPMTVGGGIRSTDDVGDLLRAGADKVAINTAAVKRPELITEVSRRFGSQCMVLSIEAKSYGDGRWEVYTDCGRERSGVDAVEWARRGVELGAGEILLTSIDKEGTRKGFDTALTRAITSAVSVPVIASGGYGEMRHLTEIAAAGADAIAFADALHYNRTTIPQLRDAARVQDIPVRQA